In the genome of Bradyrhizobium ottawaense, the window ACACCCAGAAGCACGTCGGTGGGCTCGAGGGTGAGGGGCATTAAGCTCCGGCTCTGGCGCATACTCGGTGTCGTCCCGGCGAAAGCCGGGACCCATACCGCGTGATCTATCTGGATGCGCCGGTATGAGTACCGTGGGACGAGTTCTTCACTGCGAGTCTTCGCAAAACCACTCCCTGTGGCTATGGATCCCGGATCTGCGCTGCGCTTGTCCGGGACGACACCCTGATTGTCGCCCCACCTACAATTGCGTCTTGTAGATCTCTTCCACGGTCTCCTGGCTCGCCGGTTCGCCGAGGCCGGTCTGGTCGTGGATGACCGTGACGATGCTGGGCATCACCGAGCGCTGCACTTTCTCCGGCGACCACAGCTTCGAGCGCATCAGCGCCTTGCCGCAATGGAAATAGACTTCGCTGACGGCGACGTTCAGCACCGCCCGCGGTGGCTTGCCGAATTCCACCATGGAAGCGAGCAGATCCGGATCGGCCGACAGCGTGCCGCGTCCGCCGACGCGTAGCGTCTCGTCGATGCCGGGCACGAAGAACAACAGATGCACAAAGCCCGAGCCTTCGACGACGTTGCGGAAACTGTCGATCCGGTTGTTGCCGGAGCGGTCAGGCATCAATAGCTGGTTCGGACCGGCGACGTGGACGAAGCCGGTGCCGCCGCCGCGTGGCGAGGCATCGACGCTGCCGTCCGCGCCCGACGTCGCGAGCACGCAGAACGGCGACATCTCGATGAATTTCCTCGCATGCGCGTCGATCGCGGGACGCGCTTTCGCGATCACGCGCGGGCTCGGCTTGGCGTAGATGGTGGCGAGGTCTTCGGCGCAAAGATCGGTCAATGGCGTGCCTCCGCTTCAGCTTGGCGGCAAGCTATCCGATCGGGTCGCCTCCAGCCAATGGAATCGATCAAGACGTTTTACACGGCATCCGCCGGCACGAAGCAGCTGATGATGATGGCGCCGCGGTGGCGAACGTACCACACCACGGCCTGGCCGACCGGATTGCCCCGGTCGCGGATGATGGCGCGCTCGGGCACCTCCATCCATTGCCCTTCGATCGGCACCCAATAAGCGCCGCGGCGCACATCGTAGTCGGTGCGATGGCCGTCCGAGACATCGCAGCAGGGCACGCCGTTCGGCGCGATCACGCTCTTGAACCAGGCGCGGATATCGGGCGGGATGTGGTCATATTGCCCGTTGTCGAATGCGAGTGCGGCGCTGGTCAGCGCCGTCATCGCGACCAGCCAAACGCACAGTGCGAGCCTGTGCATGCGATCCCTCCTCGTCGCGTTCCGCTATTCGCGCGCGAGTCTTGCGCGTGTCGGTTCCAT includes:
- a CDS encoding pyridoxamine 5'-phosphate oxidase family protein; the encoded protein is MTDLCAEDLATIYAKPSPRVIAKARPAIDAHARKFIEMSPFCVLATSGADGSVDASPRGGGTGFVHVAGPNQLLMPDRSGNNRIDSFRNVVEGSGFVHLLFFVPGIDETLRVGGRGTLSADPDLLASMVEFGKPPRAVLNVAVSEVYFHCGKALMRSKLWSPEKVQRSVMPSIVTVIHDQTGLGEPASQETVEEIYKTQL